In Dermatophagoides farinae isolate YC_2012a chromosome 9, ASM2471394v1, whole genome shotgun sequence, a genomic segment contains:
- the Gpb5 gene encoding glycoprotein hormone beta 5 yields the protein MAIHHRWMIIMVLLNQRIVVMLMTVIISFVLMLTLPATAIAKSANGRNGRMMTEATSNNNNNIKERRINEKIRRKYLTVQRTLDCHERSFTFKAVQTDPVTGLQCRDYIRLLSCWGRCNSGEISDYRFPYKRSFHNVCIHDVVEKRLFELTDCDAGAPEYLRSYETVVAKSCVCRRCETSMVNCESASIDLDYM from the coding sequence ATGGCTATTCATCATCGGtggatgatcatcatggttCTGTTGAACCAGCGAATTGTAGTCATGTTGATGACcgttatcatttcattcgttttgatGCTGACATTGCCCGCCACAGCGATAGCGAAATCGGCCAATGGCCGAAATGGACGCATGATGACAGAAGCgaccagcaacaacaacaacaacatcaaggAAAGACGCATCAACGAGAAGATTCGTCGCAAGTATTTGACTGTGCAACGAACCTTGGATTGTCATGAACGTTCTTTCACATTCAAAGCGGTCCAAACAGATCCTGTGACCGGACTGCAGTGTCGTGATTACATACGACTATTGTCGTGCTGGGGCCGTTGCAACAGCGGCGAGATTTCTGATTACCGGTTTCCATACAAACGTTCATTCCACAATGTCTGCATTCACGATGTGGTCGAAAAGCGGTTATTCGAGCTGACCGATTGTGATGCTGGAGCGCCCGAATATCTACGCTCATACGAAACGGTCGTGGCCAAGTCGTGCGTGTGTCGACGATGCGAAACCTCGATGGTCAACTGTGAAAGTGCATCCATTGATCTTGATTATATGTAA
- the RanBP3 gene encoding ran-binding protein 3, which produces MSHQECGDQMMATEDGVVLSPSSDKDRQSEERPETIIDGQDDGRCCDIDQPHQAQQHVTIQRSESVIKSPSKSTPTPVIQVIDTASGQIDGEQKKCSSICSPSNGANFLLSSNIAPNNPFLRATSFHTNSSLSSSSTSATSNCADGDASDSSSGESQIIFAPPKLIPSSLGPPNATSSFLQPTILKTSDGSISDIRKPNETISASKTFISLNKEDIGKIKTPAFIQLTSPLITSNGGSNTTSLITTSSSDETTSVMKSSNTLDGAGTSKTFLFGQKVEDRVVIDQSELIANSSQTASSSTSSANHALSFPSSAATVSSSSSSCSSSDRPHLISFSDVSNCEESTIIKTLTTQSTGDNDPDSSTSFTSVIKNGGDSNAESIFKRKYEVITGEEDEQNVLSIHGRLYAWDTDKASWVEKGRGPLHLNDVMKDEKLCSRLVMRTAGAYRLILNALIVAGMTFELASENCLRFTYVDGIYMIKANPKDIDQLHSAIEHRLRDISKRARSHDDH; this is translated from the exons ATGTCACATCAAGAGTGTGGCGATCAGATGATGGCCACCGAGGATGGTGTCGTTTTGTCACCATCATCTGATAAAGATCGCCAAAGTGAGGAAAGGCCCGAAACAATCATTGATGGCCAAGATGATGGTCGTTGTTGTGACATTGACCAGCCACACCAAGCTCAACAACATGTAACGATCCAACGAAGTGAATCAGTGATAAAATCGCCTTCAAAGTCAACACCAACACCTGTCATCCAGGTAATCGATACGGCAAGTGGACAAATTGATGGTGAACAAAAGAAATGCTCATCAATTTGTTCGCCTTCGAATGGAGCCAATTTTCTACTCAGTTCTAACATTGCACCAAACAACCCATTTTTACGAGCAACCAGTTTTCACACAAATtcttcattgtcatcatcatcgacgtcGGCTACATCGAATTGTGCCGATGGCGATGCATCGGATTCATCATCGGGCGAATCGCAAATCATTTTCGCGCCTCCCAAATTGATTCCATCATCGCTGGGGCCACCAAATGCGACCAGCTCTTTCCTTCAGCCAACGATACTGAAAACGTCTGATGGCAGCATATCAG atATTCGAAAGCCAAACGAAACGATTTCGGCAAGCAAAACATTCATCTCATTGAACAAAGAAGACATTGGAAAGATAAAGACGCCTgctttcattcaattaacATCGCCGTTAATCACATCGAATGGTGGTAGCAATACGACCAGTTTGATTACCACATCCAGCAGTGATGAGACGACATCTGTCATGAAAAGTTCAAACACTTTGGACGGAGCGGGTACCtcgaaaacatttttgtttggccaAAAAGTCGAAGACAGAGTGGTCATTGATCAGTCCGAGCTGATTGCTAACAGTAGCCAAAcggcatcatcatccacatcatcagcCAATCATGCATTATCATTTCCATCGTCGGCTGCCActgtatcatcatcttcgtctTCGTGTTCATCATCGGATCGTCCTCATCTGATATCATTCAGCGATGTGTCGAATTGTGAGGAAtcgaccatcatcaaaacactGACAACACAGAGTACGGGTGACAATGACCCAGATTCTTCAACCTCGTTCACGTCGGTCATTAAGAATGGTGGCGACAGTAACGCCGAAAGCATTTTCAAACGTAAATACGAAGTCATTACAGGCGAAGAAG ACGAACAGAATGTGTTGAGCATTCACGGACGGTTGTATGCCTGGGATACAGATAAAGCTTCCTGGGTAGAGAAAGGTCGTGGTCCGCTTCACTTGAACGATGTGATGAAGGATGAGAAACTATGCTCACGACTAG TGATGCGAACGGCTGGTGCTTATCGATTAATTTTGAACGCTCTTATTGTGGCCGGCATGACATTCGAGTTGGCCAGCGAGAATTGTTTACGTTTCACCTATGTTGATGGTATCTACATGATCAAG GCAAACCCAAAAGATATAGACCAATTACATTCGGCCATCGAACATCGGTTACGTGATATATCGAAACGGGCCCGATCACATGacgatcattga
- the LOC124497570 gene encoding IDLSRF-like peptide, which produces MNCVLLRASHIPILVFVFFGLARGAYLVDFSNMMQHRNNLANVKRDDPERCHPTQPFRCPGNSLICISIQYLCDGAPDCPDGYDEDTSLCTAAKRPPVEETANFLQSLLTNHGPNYLEKLFGKKARDALAPLGGSHQVAVALSESETLDDFASALHLMKSDKEHLRNILIAVESGDLGLLKSMGIRDSELTDLKLFLDKLVQTGFMD; this is translated from the exons ATGAATTGTGTACTGTTACGAGCGTCACATATTCCCATTCTGGTGTTTGTGTTCTTTGGTCTGGCTCGCGGGGCCTACCTGGTCGATTTTTCAAACATGATGCAACACCGTAACAACCTAGCTAATGTCAAACGTGATG ATCCCGAACGCTGCCATCCAACGCAGCCATTTCGATGTCCCGGAAATTCATTGATATGCATATCGATACAATATTTATGCG ATGGTGCGCCCGATTGTCCCGATGGTTATGATGAAGACACATCGCTATGTACGGCAG CCAAAAGGCCACCTGTTGAAGAAACGGCCAACTTCCTGCAGTCATTGCTGACCAACCATGGGCCAAATTACCTGGAAAAGTTATTCGGCAAAAAAGCCCGCGATGCTTTGGCGCCATTGGGAGGCTCACACCAAGTGGCTGTTGCATTGTCCG AAAGCGAAACTCTGGATGATTTTGCGAGCGCTTTACATCTGATGAAAAGCGATAAAGAACATCTTCGCAACATTCTGATTGCTGTCGAATCGGGTGACTTGGGTCTACTCAAATCGATGGGCATTCGTGACAGCGAACTTACCGATCTGAAACTCTTTCTCGACAAACTAGTCCAAACCGGATTCATGGACTGA